From Nitratidesulfovibrio vulgaris str. Hildenborough, a single genomic window includes:
- a CDS encoding CheR family methyltransferase produces the protein MIQGPPERGGGDGAPFRPKSMTPKVFERMSRYVYEQVGIKLTPAKRIMLEARLQKRLRTLGFDSYEQYAEYLFTARGQQEELQQFIDVVTTNTTEFFREGRHFELLAQKVLPRWRSQFGTSRAMQIWSAGCSFGMEPYTLAMVLADFAERNSGFVFSVLATDISARALQHAQRGIYDEERVESIPESFRKRFLLRSRERARKLVRIAPEIRHLVTFQRLNFMEDFSFRTPMDVIFCRNVIIYFDKPTQERLFSRFCESLRPGGYLFIGHSESLTGMSLPLEAQAPTVYRKV, from the coding sequence ATGATACAGGGGCCGCCGGAAAGGGGAGGGGGCGATGGCGCGCCTTTCAGACCGAAGAGCATGACGCCCAAGGTGTTCGAGCGTATGAGTCGCTACGTGTATGAACAGGTCGGCATCAAGCTCACCCCTGCCAAGCGCATCATGCTCGAGGCGCGTTTGCAGAAGCGCCTTCGTACTCTCGGGTTCGATTCCTATGAGCAGTACGCCGAGTACCTCTTCACTGCGCGAGGGCAGCAGGAGGAGTTGCAGCAGTTCATCGATGTGGTGACCACGAACACCACCGAGTTCTTCCGCGAGGGCAGGCACTTCGAGTTGCTGGCGCAGAAGGTGCTGCCCCGCTGGCGTTCGCAGTTCGGTACCTCGCGTGCCATGCAGATATGGAGCGCGGGCTGCTCGTTCGGCATGGAACCCTATACACTGGCCATGGTGCTTGCTGACTTTGCCGAGCGCAATTCGGGGTTCGTCTTCTCTGTGCTTGCCACCGACATCTCCGCCCGGGCGCTGCAACATGCCCAGCGTGGCATCTATGACGAAGAGCGGGTGGAGAGTATCCCGGAATCGTTCCGCAAGCGTTTTCTGCTGCGCAGCCGAGAAAGGGCCAGAAAACTGGTACGCATCGCCCCGGAGATACGGCATCTGGTCACCTTCCAGCGGCTGAACTTCATGGAGGACTTCTCGTTCAGAACCCCCATGGACGTCATCTTCTGCCGCAACGTGATCATCTATTTCGACAAGCCGACGCAAGAGCGGTTGTTCTCGCGTTTCTGCGAAAGCCTGCGACCGGGGGGGTATCTTTTCATCGGTCATTCCGAGAGCCTGACGGGCATGTCACTGCCCCTCGAAGCCCAGGCTCCCACCGTATACAGGAAGGTGTAG